A window from Armatimonadia bacterium encodes these proteins:
- a CDS encoding carbohydrate-binding family 9-like protein gives MKTRRIVLVLLALTAGQALAAPTYPCYHPTVTPVIDGEVAGDPAWQSLPAVTGFSVLGDGYSYTKQTLARLCWTVEGLYIGVLCEEPDAKLLKPKVLDGGDTWAEDGIEIFLQPAGRPEVYQFAVTAGGARGGFEGNPDTTKMRAAAKIGEDTYSLEALIPFDVVRGRAAEGVKWTGNLCRNIFTTRSGGDKFTSWAPLKARFLEPENFAAIVFHDSSLSTAEVEKVTEQLNSPYRRTLLKQVSQAAKAFSEYRQGLELAAQDAEYAGRAAALLSDWRRLEEMSRQANRASILDMRAALVKLEALNRDSYEVKYDYLIHKLLEEN, from the coding sequence ATGAAGACGCGCAGGATCGTACTCGTGCTCCTGGCCTTGACGGCGGGGCAGGCCCTTGCAGCTCCGACCTACCCCTGTTACCATCCGACTGTAACGCCCGTCATCGACGGCGAGGTAGCCGGCGATCCGGCCTGGCAAAGCCTCCCGGCAGTCACCGGCTTCTCCGTCCTCGGCGACGGCTACAGCTACACCAAGCAGACCCTGGCGCGGTTGTGCTGGACGGTGGAAGGGCTCTACATCGGTGTCCTCTGCGAGGAGCCGGATGCGAAGCTGCTCAAACCGAAAGTCCTTGACGGCGGCGACACCTGGGCCGAGGATGGGATCGAGATCTTCCTGCAGCCTGCGGGCCGACCGGAGGTCTACCAGTTTGCCGTCACTGCTGGTGGTGCCAGGGGAGGCTTCGAGGGCAATCCGGATACCACCAAGATGCGGGCGGCCGCGAAGATCGGCGAGGACACCTACAGCCTCGAGGCGCTCATCCCCTTTGACGTCGTCCGTGGCCGTGCAGCCGAGGGCGTGAAGTGGACTGGCAACCTGTGCCGCAACATCTTCACCACCCGGTCCGGCGGCGACAAGTTCACTTCCTGGGCCCCGCTGAAGGCGCGGTTCCTCGAGCCCGAGAACTTCGCCGCCATCGTCTTTCACGATAGCAGCCTCTCTACCGCCGAGGTGGAGAAGGTGACGGAGCAGCTCAACAGCCCCTACCGGCGCACACTGCTCAAGCAGGTATCGCAGGCTGCCAAGGCCTTCTCCGAGTACCGCCAGGGGCTCGAGTTGGCTGCCCAGGATGCCGAGTACGCCGGACGGGCTGCAGCACTGCTATCGGACTGGCGACGTCTGGAGGAGATGAGCCGTCAGGCGAACCGCGCGAGCATCCTGGACATGCGTGCGGCGCTGGTGAAACTGGAGGCCCTGAACCGAGACAGCTATGAGGTCAAATACGACTACCTGATCCACAAGCTCCTTGAGGAGAACTGA